From Myxocyprinus asiaticus isolate MX2 ecotype Aquarium Trade chromosome 10, UBuf_Myxa_2, whole genome shotgun sequence, the proteins below share one genomic window:
- the dnajb2 gene encoding dnaJ homolog subfamily B member 2 isoform X3, translating into MCTELKGAMVDYYDVLGVSRNASPDDIKKAYRKLALRWHPDKNPDNKEEAERKFKEIAEAYEVLSDKSKREAYDRYGRSDMPSSGSGSSSFPDDFPGFTFTFRSPDEVFREFFGGQDPFADFFDDFPFGGMHSGFHSSSRLGPSRFFSFPSANVDFTSFSSSMGGMGSMGGANFKSVSTSTRIVNGKRITTKKVRENGQERTEVEEDGVLTSILINGVEDEMALALELSRREQLGQPSRRPQQPLLRPSTNSSPNPALRSFSAAPFYNCPDASQDEDDEDLQMALAYSLSEMEAQQRAEDMITESDFQAFTG; encoded by the exons AT GTGCACTGAGCTAAAGGGCGCAATGGTGGATTATTATGATGTTCTGGGAGTGTCACGAAATGCTTCTCCGGACGACATCAAGAAAGC TTACAGGAAACTGGCTCTACGGTGGCACCCTGACAAGAACCCAGACAACAAGGAGGAGGCGGAGAGAAAATTCAAGGAGATAGCAGAGGCCTATGAAGTTCTTTCAGACA AAAGCAAACGGGAAGCTTATGACAGATACGGTAGATCCGACATGCCAAGTTCGG GCTCTGGTAGCTCTTCATTTCCTGATGACTTCCCAGGATTCACCTTCACATTCCGCAGCCCAGATGAGGTTTTTCGAGAGTTCTTTGGAGGGCAGGACCCATTCGCTGACTTTTTTG ATGATTTCCCATTTGGTGGGATGCATAGTGGGTTTCACAGCTCCTCCAGGCTTGGGCCCAGTCGCTTCTTCTCATTTCCCTCAGCAAACG TTGACTTCACCTCCTTCTCTTCTTCAATGGGAGGGATGGGCAGCATGGGAGGGGCAAACTTCAAGTCTGTTTCTACTTCTACCCGCATTGTCAATGGAAAACGTATCACCACAAAAAA GGTCAGAGAAAATGGACAGGAGAGAACTGAGGTTGAGGAGGACGGGGTTTTGACATCCATCCTCATTAATG GTGTGGAGGATGAGATGGCTTTAGCTTTAGAACTGAGTCGTAGAGAGCAGTTGGGTCAGCCTTCCAGACGGCCCCAACAGCCACTGCTCCGCCCCTCCACCAACAGCTCTCCAAACCCTGCCCTGCGCTCCTTCAGTGCTGCCCCTTTCTATAACTGTCCCGATGCCAGCCAAGATGAGGATGACGAAGACCTGCAGATGGCGCTGGCCTACAGCTTGTCGGAGATGGAGGCCCAGCAGCGGGCAGAGGACATGATCACAG AGTCCGACTTCCAGGCCTTCACAGGCTGA
- the dnajb2 gene encoding dnaJ homolog subfamily B member 2 isoform X2: protein MVDYYDVLGVSRNASPDDIKKAYRKLALRWHPDKNPDNKEEAERKFKEIAEAYEVLSDKSKREAYDRYGRSDMPSSGSGSSSFPDDFPGFTFTFRSPDEVFREFFGGQDPFADFFDDFPFGGMHSGFHSSSRLGPSRFFSFPSANVDFTSFSSSMGGMGSMGGANFKSVSTSTRIVNGKRITTKKVRENGQERTEVEEDGVLTSILINGVEDEMALALELSRREQLGQPSRRPQQPLLRPSTNSSPNPALRSFSAAPFYNCPDASQDEDDEDLQMALAYSLSEMEAQQRAEDMITGAGGGRVKQPGGGGGGECGNGSGAAKKTKSERAGTDDSAPSSLSSPEDSVAEKWLDRCSEHLHPEGVVVKENEKTVANGTNMIKKRRNCQCVVC, encoded by the exons ATGGTGGATTATTATGATGTTCTGGGAGTGTCACGAAATGCTTCTCCGGACGACATCAAGAAAGC TTACAGGAAACTGGCTCTACGGTGGCACCCTGACAAGAACCCAGACAACAAGGAGGAGGCGGAGAGAAAATTCAAGGAGATAGCAGAGGCCTATGAAGTTCTTTCAGACA AAAGCAAACGGGAAGCTTATGACAGATACGGTAGATCCGACATGCCAAGTTCGG GCTCTGGTAGCTCTTCATTTCCTGATGACTTCCCAGGATTCACCTTCACATTCCGCAGCCCAGATGAGGTTTTTCGAGAGTTCTTTGGAGGGCAGGACCCATTCGCTGACTTTTTTG ATGATTTCCCATTTGGTGGGATGCATAGTGGGTTTCACAGCTCCTCCAGGCTTGGGCCCAGTCGCTTCTTCTCATTTCCCTCAGCAAACG TTGACTTCACCTCCTTCTCTTCTTCAATGGGAGGGATGGGCAGCATGGGAGGGGCAAACTTCAAGTCTGTTTCTACTTCTACCCGCATTGTCAATGGAAAACGTATCACCACAAAAAA GGTCAGAGAAAATGGACAGGAGAGAACTGAGGTTGAGGAGGACGGGGTTTTGACATCCATCCTCATTAATG GTGTGGAGGATGAGATGGCTTTAGCTTTAGAACTGAGTCGTAGAGAGCAGTTGGGTCAGCCTTCCAGACGGCCCCAACAGCCACTGCTCCGCCCCTCCACCAACAGCTCTCCAAACCCTGCCCTGCGCTCCTTCAGTGCTGCCCCTTTCTATAACTGTCCCGATGCCAGCCAAGATGAGGATGACGAAGACCTGCAGATGGCGCTGGCCTACAGCTTGTCGGAGATGGAGGCCCAGCAGCGGGCAGAGGACATGATCACAGGTGCTGGGGGAGGGAGGGTGAAGCAACCAGGGGGTGGTGGTGGCGGTGAATGTGGGAATGGGAGTGGTGCCGCTAAGAAAACCAAATCTGAGAGGGCTGGGACAGATGATTCAGCACCCAGTTCCCTCTCTTCTCCAGAGGATAGTGTAGCAGAAAAGTGGCTGGATAGGTGTTCCGAACATTTGCATCCAGAGGGTGTTGTTGTAAAGGAGAATGAAAAAACAGTGGCCAATGGGACTAATATGATAAAAAAGAGGAGGAATTGTCAGTGTGTGGTCTGTTAG
- the dnajb2 gene encoding dnaJ homolog subfamily B member 2 isoform X1: MCTELKGAMVDYYDVLGVSRNASPDDIKKAYRKLALRWHPDKNPDNKEEAERKFKEIAEAYEVLSDKSKREAYDRYGRSDMPSSGSGSSSFPDDFPGFTFTFRSPDEVFREFFGGQDPFADFFDDFPFGGMHSGFHSSSRLGPSRFFSFPSANVDFTSFSSSMGGMGSMGGANFKSVSTSTRIVNGKRITTKKVRENGQERTEVEEDGVLTSILINGVEDEMALALELSRREQLGQPSRRPQQPLLRPSTNSSPNPALRSFSAAPFYNCPDASQDEDDEDLQMALAYSLSEMEAQQRAEDMITGAGGGRVKQPGGGGGGECGNGSGAAKKTKSERAGTDDSAPSSLSSPEDSVAEKWLDRCSEHLHPEGVVVKENEKTVANGTNMIKKRRNCQCVVC, translated from the exons AT GTGCACTGAGCTAAAGGGCGCAATGGTGGATTATTATGATGTTCTGGGAGTGTCACGAAATGCTTCTCCGGACGACATCAAGAAAGC TTACAGGAAACTGGCTCTACGGTGGCACCCTGACAAGAACCCAGACAACAAGGAGGAGGCGGAGAGAAAATTCAAGGAGATAGCAGAGGCCTATGAAGTTCTTTCAGACA AAAGCAAACGGGAAGCTTATGACAGATACGGTAGATCCGACATGCCAAGTTCGG GCTCTGGTAGCTCTTCATTTCCTGATGACTTCCCAGGATTCACCTTCACATTCCGCAGCCCAGATGAGGTTTTTCGAGAGTTCTTTGGAGGGCAGGACCCATTCGCTGACTTTTTTG ATGATTTCCCATTTGGTGGGATGCATAGTGGGTTTCACAGCTCCTCCAGGCTTGGGCCCAGTCGCTTCTTCTCATTTCCCTCAGCAAACG TTGACTTCACCTCCTTCTCTTCTTCAATGGGAGGGATGGGCAGCATGGGAGGGGCAAACTTCAAGTCTGTTTCTACTTCTACCCGCATTGTCAATGGAAAACGTATCACCACAAAAAA GGTCAGAGAAAATGGACAGGAGAGAACTGAGGTTGAGGAGGACGGGGTTTTGACATCCATCCTCATTAATG GTGTGGAGGATGAGATGGCTTTAGCTTTAGAACTGAGTCGTAGAGAGCAGTTGGGTCAGCCTTCCAGACGGCCCCAACAGCCACTGCTCCGCCCCTCCACCAACAGCTCTCCAAACCCTGCCCTGCGCTCCTTCAGTGCTGCCCCTTTCTATAACTGTCCCGATGCCAGCCAAGATGAGGATGACGAAGACCTGCAGATGGCGCTGGCCTACAGCTTGTCGGAGATGGAGGCCCAGCAGCGGGCAGAGGACATGATCACAGGTGCTGGGGGAGGGAGGGTGAAGCAACCAGGGGGTGGTGGTGGCGGTGAATGTGGGAATGGGAGTGGTGCCGCTAAGAAAACCAAATCTGAGAGGGCTGGGACAGATGATTCAGCACCCAGTTCCCTCTCTTCTCCAGAGGATAGTGTAGCAGAAAAGTGGCTGGATAGGTGTTCCGAACATTTGCATCCAGAGGGTGTTGTTGTAAAGGAGAATGAAAAAACAGTGGCCAATGGGACTAATATGATAAAAAAGAGGAGGAATTGTCAGTGTGTGGTCTGTTAG